Proteins from a genomic interval of Deltaproteobacteria bacterium:
- a CDS encoding PilZ domain-containing protein, with product MSQDSERRQHARLPKPYRLELAEFVFPLKQQPRISAVCEDVSAGGLAVVVPRRFELGSKVQVRLHMARLNKFHPGFFKVFESDVDQTLQAVAEVVRVEERIALRSYCLGLRFTDVYDDDWRALHGLIQDELRRQSRHGRD from the coding sequence GTGTCCCAGGATAGTGAACGCAGACAGCACGCGCGCCTGCCCAAACCCTATCGTCTGGAGCTGGCGGAGTTTGTTTTTCCCCTCAAGCAGCAGCCGCGCATCAGCGCCGTTTGCGAAGATGTCAGCGCTGGAGGATTGGCCGTGGTGGTGCCACGACGGTTTGAGCTTGGCTCCAAGGTCCAGGTCCGTTTGCACATGGCCAGGCTGAACAAGTTCCATCCCGGTTTTTTCAAGGTTTTCGAGAGTGACGTGGACCAGACCCTGCAAGCCGTGGCCGAGGTGGTGCGGGTCGAGGAACGCATAGCGCTGCGCAGTTATTGCCTGGGTCTTCGTTTCACGGATGTGTACGACGATGACTGGCGCGCGCTGCATGGCTTGATTCAGGACGAGCTCCGTCGCCAGTCCAGGCACGGTCGGGACTGA
- a CDS encoding purine-binding chemotaxis protein CheW: MSDCVKTPEEYFLQQEFGSGSNTDLTEAEQAFLRRYAGLGVAREVPVQNPEAVLTPKAQAETAPMAEPAIGSASTTVAKAAPPAVATVQEQLRAAAEIQLVSFFLSGQEYALPISMVQEVITFVEPTKLPAAPAYISGIINLRGRVTPLVRLNDLLRLTARDEDRERFIAVCRHEGLQIGLIVHAVATMYRVRAEDVEWNIEARLGVGGDHLAGLLKFQDKLIGIIAVDQLVRTVLDR, from the coding sequence ATGAGCGATTGCGTGAAAACGCCGGAAGAATATTTTTTGCAACAGGAGTTTGGCTCCGGAAGCAACACGGATCTGACCGAGGCGGAACAGGCGTTTTTGCGCCGTTACGCTGGATTGGGCGTGGCCCGCGAGGTCCCGGTTCAGAATCCCGAGGCTGTCCTGACTCCCAAGGCACAGGCCGAAACCGCGCCCATGGCCGAGCCAGCCATTGGGTCGGCGAGCACGACCGTGGCCAAGGCCGCGCCACCAGCCGTGGCCACGGTTCAGGAGCAATTGCGCGCCGCGGCTGAAATCCAGCTTGTGTCCTTTTTTTTGTCCGGCCAGGAATACGCCCTGCCTATCTCCATGGTGCAGGAGGTCATCACCTTTGTCGAACCGACCAAATTGCCGGCGGCACCGGCATACATCTCCGGCATCATTAACTTGCGAGGGCGGGTCACGCCCCTTGTCCGGCTCAATGACTTGCTGCGCCTCACGGCCCGGGACGAGGATCGAGAACGCTTTATCGCGGTCTGCCGGCACGAGGGGTTGCAAATCGGTTTGATCGTCCATGCCGTGGCGACCATGTACCGGGTACGCGCCGAGGATGTGGAATGGAACATCGAGGCCCGGCTCGGCGTTGGCGGCGATCATCTTGCCGGGCTTTTGAAATTTCAAGACAAGCTGATCGGCATCATCGCCGTGGATCAATTGGTGCGTACTGTTCTGGATCGGTAG
- a CDS encoding protein-glutamate O-methyltransferase CheR produces the protein MSGLFSKTITLTKELKVNDEEFVNLRDFVYEQSGIFIADNRKYLLENRLGNRLKELNLKSFGEYFYFLKYDSGRKSELNRLFEVITTNETSFYRNPPQLQVFQDVILKEALEARRKAGDRSLRIWSAGCSTGEEPYTLSIMLHEVLRFEIASWDIRITASDLSEGVLHSARRGVYTEYALRTTPKEIVTRYFDKDGDGRFRIKNEIRNLVQFGQLNLSDRMQIKRVERSQIVFCRNVIIYFDEEMKRQVIGGFYDNLLPGGYLFIGHSESLHNLSRAFKPIHHPGAIVYKKEV, from the coding sequence ATGTCCGGTCTTTTTTCCAAGACCATCACCCTGACCAAGGAACTCAAGGTCAACGACGAGGAATTCGTCAACCTGCGTGATTTCGTTTATGAGCAAAGCGGAATTTTTATTGCTGATAACCGGAAGTATTTGCTTGAAAATCGTCTTGGCAACCGCCTCAAGGAGCTCAATCTCAAAAGTTTTGGGGAATATTTTTATTTTCTCAAATACGATTCGGGCCGCAAGAGCGAACTCAACCGCTTGTTCGAGGTCATCACCACCAATGAAACCAGTTTTTATCGTAATCCACCGCAGTTGCAGGTCTTTCAGGACGTGATCCTGAAAGAGGCTCTGGAGGCCAGACGCAAGGCCGGGGACAGATCCTTGCGGATTTGGTCGGCGGGCTGCTCCACGGGCGAGGAACCTTACACTTTGTCGATCATGTTGCACGAGGTTTTGCGGTTTGAAATCGCATCCTGGGATATCCGCATCACGGCCAGCGACCTGTCCGAGGGCGTGCTCCATTCTGCCAGACGCGGCGTCTACACGGAATACGCCCTGCGGACAACGCCCAAGGAAATTGTCACCCGTTACTTCGACAAGGACGGAGATGGACGTTTCCGGATCAAGAACGAGATCCGCAATCTGGTCCAGTTCGGACAGTTGAATTTGAGCGACCGGATGCAGATCAAGCGGGTGGAGCGTTCCCAGATCGTGTTTTGTCGCAACGTGATCATCTATTTCGACGAGGAGATGAAGCGCCAGGTTATCGGCGGCTTTTATGATAATTTGTTGCCTGGCGGATATTTGTTCATTGGCCACTCGGAATCGCTGCATAACCTGTCCCGGGCTTTCAAGCCGATTCATCACCCGGGGGCCATCGTGTACAAGAAGGAGGTTTGA
- a CDS encoding response regulator, whose translation MAKHILIVDDSKTVRNLVAFIMKKEGFKVTVAEDGLDGLEKLYATGKVDLIISDINMPRMDGFTFIKTVREQDAYRDIPIVVLSTEGQEKDIQAGLNLGANMYMVKPAQPEKMLRNVKMLLG comes from the coding sequence ATGGCCAAGCATATTTTGATTGTGGATGATTCAAAGACGGTTCGGAACCTGGTGGCCTTCATCATGAAAAAGGAAGGCTTCAAGGTAACCGTGGCCGAGGATGGTTTGGACGGCCTGGAAAAGCTCTATGCGACAGGCAAGGTCGATTTGATCATTTCCGATATCAATATGCCACGGATGGACGGTTTCACCTTCATCAAGACGGTCCGCGAGCAGGACGCCTATCGTGATATTCCCATTGTGGTTTTATCCACAGAAGGCCAGGAGAAGGACATCCAGGCCGGCCTGAACCTGGGAGCGAATATGTACATGGTTAAACCGGCCCAGCCTGAAAAGATGCTCCGCAACGTCAAGATGCTGCTCGGTTGA
- a CDS encoding ParA family protein encodes MGTVLSVANQKGGVGKTTTTLSLAASLGVLGRKVLVMDMDPHASASIHLAYYPESVTGTAFDVFADHDDARALWTSVIHRRASHGFDFVPSDTRLSDLETDLRDRPNKGLILAGRIAAIRSRYDYVLLDCPPQMSVLLVNALVAADLVVIPIQTDFLALHGLKLLFATLGALERGLKRPVRYKALATMFDCRASACRRVLALLRQKMGPRMFETVINMDTKFREACAHGLTITDLAPSSRGALEYLELAKELERMEEA; translated from the coding sequence ATGGGAACAGTGCTCTCTGTCGCCAACCAGAAGGGCGGGGTCGGCAAGACCACGACCACCTTGTCCCTGGCCGCGAGTCTCGGCGTCCTGGGACGCAAGGTTTTGGTCATGGACATGGATCCTCACGCCAGCGCCAGCATCCATCTGGCCTATTACCCGGAAAGCGTGACCGGCACTGCCTTCGATGTTTTCGCGGATCACGACGACGCGCGGGCGTTGTGGACTTCGGTCATCCATCGCCGCGCGTCGCATGGTTTTGATTTCGTGCCCAGCGACACCAGACTCTCGGATCTGGAAACGGACCTGCGCGATCGACCAAACAAGGGGCTTATCCTGGCCGGACGCATTGCCGCCATCAGGTCTCGATACGACTATGTCTTGCTGGACTGCCCGCCCCAGATGAGCGTGTTGCTGGTCAATGCCCTGGTGGCGGCGGATTTGGTCGTCATCCCCATTCAGACGGATTTCTTGGCCCTGCACGGACTCAAGCTGCTTTTCGCGACTTTGGGCGCCCTGGAAAGAGGCCTGAAGCGACCGGTCCGCTACAAGGCCCTGGCCACCATGTTTGATTGCCGGGCCAGTGCGTGTCGTCGGGTGCTTGCGTTGTTGCGCCAAAAAATGGGGCCGCGCATGTTCGAAACCGTCATCAACATGGATACCAAGTTTCGCGAGGCCTGCGCCCATGGCCTGACTATCACCGACTTGGCGCCGAGCTCGCGCGGAGCATTGGAATACCTGGAATTGGCCAAGGAATTGGAGCGGATGGAGGAAGCATGA
- a CDS encoding HEAT repeat domain-containing protein, whose protein sequence is MSHDMLDNLRSADVDLQREGAFQAAEARQEEAVPLLVALLQSSNLGVQEAADHALRKIGGRRAVEGVLPLLRSDHPPVRNLAMDLLRALGGEHLDLLLPLLKDEDPDVRIFMSDILGATDNVLAVSSLCEALLRDPEVNVRYQAAVSLGNLARPEAVKSLNQALDDDEWVQFAVIEALMKIRDDSSINAFARALDRSSELVGSMIIDALGEMGNIKAAPMLLKRLDSSDAALRNKVLRAIVRIMGGKSLALLAADERVRVGRYLLSALDDEDAEVQDSAMVGLGYVGDNKAMARILDVAGALDPDRDLERVGLAVDALVRIGALDELGKALLCPNEGAAQIAALVLERIGTPEAVAMLIHAFASSERDMQRSLAAGVARVAGEEAKGFFLDVLKTTSDGTILKQSLFFLGTKLRCPDCVEAILAHLSHPYHDVKEAALDAAVAVGSEPVARYFQSMSTAADSMSRLMGLYGLGRIDVRAHSSELLRGLSDESADVRKICLEALGSMAHEPRIFSALLGLARDEVPEVRLALVETMGRVCSDEAWDFLCRALKDEDDWVRIRAVEALADCTFSQGVPAIIGLLEDRNQLVVLKALSALGRMGGQAAFRALMATLDHEDPEIQAAAEQALDVLQAHSGEVC, encoded by the coding sequence ATGAGTCATGACATGCTGGACAATCTTCGGAGCGCGGACGTGGATCTGCAGCGCGAAGGTGCGTTTCAGGCGGCCGAGGCCAGACAGGAAGAGGCTGTCCCGCTTTTGGTGGCGTTGTTGCAGAGCAGCAATCTGGGTGTGCAGGAAGCCGCCGACCATGCTTTGCGCAAGATAGGTGGCCGCAGGGCCGTGGAGGGAGTTTTGCCCTTGTTGCGGAGCGATCATCCGCCAGTCCGTAATCTGGCCATGGATTTACTTCGCGCTCTAGGTGGAGAACATCTCGATTTGCTTTTGCCCCTGCTCAAGGACGAGGACCCCGACGTTCGAATTTTTATGTCCGATATTCTTGGCGCCACGGATAATGTCTTGGCCGTGTCTTCACTGTGCGAGGCCTTGCTCCGCGATCCAGAGGTCAATGTGCGGTATCAGGCCGCGGTCAGCCTGGGCAATTTGGCGCGGCCCGAAGCGGTTAAAAGTCTGAATCAGGCTCTGGACGACGATGAATGGGTGCAGTTCGCGGTGATCGAGGCCCTGATGAAGATCCGGGATGATTCGTCGATCAACGCGTTTGCCCGCGCTTTGGATCGTAGTTCCGAGTTGGTTGGGTCCATGATCATTGATGCCTTGGGCGAAATGGGCAACATCAAGGCCGCGCCCATGCTTCTGAAGCGTCTGGACAGTTCGGATGCGGCCTTGCGGAACAAGGTTTTGCGCGCCATCGTGCGCATCATGGGCGGCAAGAGCCTGGCGTTGCTGGCTGCCGACGAACGCGTTCGGGTTGGGCGGTATCTGCTTTCGGCATTGGACGACGAGGACGCGGAAGTGCAGGACTCGGCCATGGTTGGGTTGGGCTATGTTGGAGATAACAAGGCCATGGCTCGGATTTTGGATGTGGCGGGCGCCCTTGATCCGGATCGGGATCTGGAAAGGGTCGGTCTGGCCGTTGACGCATTGGTGCGTATCGGCGCCTTGGACGAGCTGGGAAAGGCGTTGCTTTGCCCCAATGAAGGGGCGGCCCAGATCGCGGCGTTGGTTTTGGAACGGATCGGAACACCCGAGGCCGTGGCCATGCTGATCCATGCGTTTGCGTCCAGCGAGAGGGACATGCAGCGGTCCTTGGCGGCCGGGGTGGCCCGGGTGGCTGGCGAAGAGGCCAAGGGCTTTTTTTTGGATGTACTGAAGACCACGTCGGACGGCACTATCCTCAAACAGTCCTTGTTTTTTTTGGGAACAAAATTGCGTTGCCCGGATTGCGTGGAAGCCATTTTGGCTCATCTGAGTCATCCGTACCATGACGTCAAGGAGGCGGCCCTGGACGCGGCTGTCGCCGTGGGCTCGGAGCCGGTGGCGCGGTATTTTCAATCCATGAGCACGGCGGCCGACTCCATGAGCCGCCTCATGGGCTTGTACGGCTTGGGACGGATAGATGTTCGCGCTCACTCGTCCGAGCTGCTGCGGGGGTTGTCGGATGAGTCCGCCGATGTCCGTAAAATATGTCTGGAAGCGTTGGGGAGCATGGCGCATGAGCCCCGGATTTTTTCCGCCTTGCTCGGTTTGGCTCGTGACGAAGTGCCCGAGGTGCGTTTGGCGCTGGTTGAAACCATGGGCCGGGTTTGTTCGGACGAGGCGTGGGATTTTTTGTGCCGCGCCCTGAAGGACGAGGACGACTGGGTGCGCATTCGGGCCGTGGAGGCCCTGGCGGACTGCACCTTCAGCCAAGGTGTTCCGGCCATCATCGGCTTGCTCGAGGACCGAAATCAACTTGTGGTGCTCAAGGCTTTGTCTGCTTTGGGGCGCATGGGTGGGCAGGCCGCGTTCAGGGCGCTCATGGCCACCCTCGACCACGAGGATCCGGAGATTCAGGCCGCTGCGGAGCAGGCTCTTGACGTGTTACAGGCTCATTCCGGGGAGGTGTGTTGA
- a CDS encoding chemotaxis response regulator protein-glutamate methylesterase, with the protein MIRVVVVDDSAFMRKAIGTMLENDAEIEVVGTAKNGQEGLDLVRRLDPDVVTLDIEMPVMDGLTALKHIMMEMPRPVIMISSLTVEGAEATLKALDAGAVDFIPKKLSRVSLEIVKIEQDLQAKVKAVAKRPGGFRRTRPRPMLPGLPTSMIPAVSRRAGMRSVIAIGVSTGGPPAVQSILSRLPGDFPATILIAQHMPQAFTGPFAKRLNSLSALDVSEALDGAPVAPGRVYVAPGGSHLRVRREGMRLVVEVGVEPHDSLYKPSANELLASVADVCGGRAVGMLLTGMGSDGLEGARKLKASGGRILAQSDATCVVYGMPKAVVDAGLADEIIDLPDIPAALVGALVR; encoded by the coding sequence GTGATACGGGTTGTAGTTGTCGATGACTCCGCGTTTATGCGCAAGGCCATTGGGACGATGTTGGAGAACGATGCCGAGATCGAAGTCGTGGGCACGGCCAAGAATGGCCAGGAGGGCTTGGACTTGGTCCGTCGGCTTGATCCCGACGTGGTTACCTTGGACATTGAAATGCCCGTCATGGATGGATTGACGGCGCTCAAGCATATCATGATGGAAATGCCCCGTCCGGTGATCATGATCAGTTCCCTGACCGTGGAGGGCGCCGAGGCCACGTTGAAGGCCTTGGACGCGGGCGCGGTTGACTTTATCCCCAAGAAATTGTCGCGGGTCAGTCTGGAAATTGTCAAAATCGAGCAGGATTTGCAGGCCAAGGTCAAGGCCGTGGCCAAACGCCCTGGTGGTTTTCGTCGGACACGACCACGTCCGATGCTTCCAGGTTTGCCAACATCCATGATTCCCGCTGTGTCGCGTCGTGCCGGGATGCGGAGCGTGATCGCGATTGGCGTGTCCACGGGTGGGCCTCCGGCCGTGCAGAGTATTTTGTCCCGGCTGCCGGGGGATTTTCCGGCGACCATTCTCATTGCGCAACACATGCCCCAGGCGTTTACGGGCCCTTTTGCCAAAAGGCTGAATTCATTAAGCGCACTGGATGTAAGCGAGGCACTAGACGGAGCGCCCGTGGCGCCTGGCCGGGTATATGTCGCGCCGGGTGGTTCTCATTTGCGGGTGCGGCGTGAAGGCATGCGTCTGGTGGTTGAAGTCGGTGTCGAACCCCATGACAGCTTGTACAAGCCTTCGGCCAACGAATTGCTTGCATCCGTGGCCGATGTTTGTGGGGGGCGTGCCGTGGGCATGCTTTTGACGGGGATGGGGAGCGATGGGTTGGAAGGTGCGCGAAAACTCAAGGCCAGCGGCGGAAGAATTCTTGCCCAGAGCGATGCGACGTGTGTAGTGTATGGCATGCCCAAGGCCGTGGTTGATGCCGGGCTGGCCGATGAGATCATCGACTTGCCGGACATTCCGGCAGCCTTGGTGGGGGCTTTGGTCAGGTAG